GACACTACCAATACCGACCTCCAGATGGCAGCACATAACACTGTATAAAATACTGTATAAAAAAGACCAAATGCACACAAGTCACTGATGTTGACATTTTTAGATATATTGTGATTATGTGTTTATCATCAAAATAACAGGCATGTTGTTATTTTACAGCCGAACATAAACACATATAGTGAATAGTCAGTTTTTGAGTGACACACTCAGATGCTGTAATGTGTCTTTGCCGCACAGACAATCATAAAAAAATCCTTTGTGCATTTttgatatatataaaaacagctttttctaTTGCATTAGCCAATATTTTTGTACTGTCAAGGTGTAGTGTCATAGCAATGACTGCTGCTCTGACGGAGCATTCCtttacacagatacagacagttTTTAGCCTGTTTGGGATATGTTGGCAGAGGATCCTTCATATGCATTGCAGAGCATGTagaaaaaacgaaaaaaaaaaaaaacctacactTCATGGCAGAGAGAGTTGGCAGGCAGGCATGTGAGGAGAGAGATAGCCCAGAAAGATGAAAACAGATGGGCTGAACATGCAAAGGCTTCCTCTCACTGATGAagactgaagaaaaaacaaTTGTCATGACCTCATAGCTTATCTCAGGTTCTTCAACTAAACAAGACCCCAAAGTCAGCTAGAACATTACCAGGCTTTAGAGATAATACACATTATCTATGAAGTGGATATTCAGTGTTAAATCAGCATATGAATCCCCATCCCCTGCCCCACCCCCCGCCCACCTTCACACGCCCACTCACATCACACCCCTACTGGGATTTAGGATCTGAACACCTGTTTCATTGTGGAGCTAAAAAAGGTCCAGTTATTCAGATGCCACTGTGAGAGGAGAGTGTTCCTCCTGTTACTTGAAAGCAATTTGTTTATAAGATGCAGTGACAGGAGccacatttcttttgtttgaatATGTTTAACAATTAGTAGAGACAAAACAAATGGATAAACGTTAAAATGACCTTTTGACATCAATTTATTAAAGACATTTAATAGATTCAGActgtttgatttattctgaCAGTGGTAAAGTGGATGAACACTTCTGGGAACATGGATCTACTGATGTTGATCTACTAAAGTCATTAATTAGCAAAAATGTGTTAATCAGTTTACTAATTCGCATTTTTTAGGTCATGTCAATCAGAAGCCTGGTTATTAGCAGCTGTAGAGTAGGTTGATCCTGGTGATGTCCCAGTAGGACAGGCCCTCCCTCTGGCCGATCTGCACGTTGGGGTCAGGGATGGGGGTGATGGAGTCTTTTCCATACTGGATGGAGAAGGCTGTTCTTCCGTAGTGCATGATGGAGGAGTAGTCGTAGGGAGTGTTGAGGTTGTTGGTGTTCTGTTTGTAGAAGTTGTAGGCCATCTGCGGGTCGATGTTCTCCCAGTTGATCCTGACGTAGTTGTCGCGGTCGCTCCTGGTCTGCTCGTGCTGGAAGCCCAGAGCGTGGTTGATCTCGTGCTGGATGATGCCGTTGTAGAGGCAGCCCTGCCTGTGGAGAGAGAGCACCTGTGTGCCTCCCACTCTGCCCAGAGCGGAGAAacatccagctttgttctcgATGCTGATGTAGTCGTACTCGTTCTGACGGGGGACGAAGCGGATGCAGGTTCTGCTGTGGAAGGCCTGCATGGCGTACACAATCATCTGCCTCTCCGAGCTGGTGAACTCACTGCTGACAGTGTAGGGGATCATCACCAAGCTGTTGGAGGCTTTCTTCCACAGGCAGCTCTGGGAAAAGCACGTCATGGCATTTCTGGTTCTGGGAGCCAGCAGGTCTCCTTCCAGCAGGATCTCATTGGTGTCGTTGTTGGTGGTCAGAATCCTGGTGGTGATGTCCATGGTGTCTTGGCCTCCTTCCTCCTGGAGAGCATGTGCCTGAGAGAAGccgagcaggagcagcagcagcaggctggcaGAGGGAGTCATCTTCAGGTCAGTCTGGAGGCTGTGGAGCTTCTGTGGAGAGCTGCTGTGGAGAGACTCCTTGAAGCTTGATGTCTGACTCAGGTCAGTCCAGGGTCTTTATactgtcctctgcaggtgtgtctgcAGGAGGATTATGGGCTGGGGTCCTAAATACACATCTGAAGGGAGGACAAACCTACAGTAACAACATGGTTTGTTTCATCTGGCATTAAATGGACGATGCTTCACTGTCTCAACACATGGCGTGTTTTTTTAAACGTTTAGTGCAAATTATGTATTATACATATTTCTCCCAGTTTTTCAAATTTaaccaaatatttaaatattgaaaAACTCAATGCTCCAGTTACACAAGAAATATCTACATAACTAAAGTATCACCTTGCAGCTTATTGGGTCCTCTGAAGGGAGGACAAAACTACTGTATCAAcatcattaaaaagaaaaatacttcTATACAAATACTTGATATATATATGGTATTACAACAGTACAAAGTGCAGCTGAGGCTGATAGGAATGTCATGAGTTTTGTGGATGTTTGGCCATAAGTCCAAGTTTTGCTGGTGACTACCAAGTCAACTGTAATCACCTGTAGGAAGGATCAGAGACTCACCACAGTCAGTGTCCTCACATCATATCCACACATCTTTCCAGTAGTGCCACCATGCAGGAGAATAATGTACATCATGCTGTGACACCTTGTCAACTGAAATGAAATTTCCCTGAGTTTAGTTATGACATCACTGAAGGCTTCCCACTGTACCACAGCATTGTTTTGGTTTATGATTAAATAACAACTTATGCACAAAACTAATTACCGTATATTATATATGATGTAATATTGTACACAAAATATGATGAGTACTAATTTGTTATagtctgtataaaaaaaaaacgtttcaCTTTTATTACATAAGAGAAAGtgttaaagaagaagaacaagctaTTGTGGGGATTTTTTTGACACATAACAGTGAAGTCCTGTTGGTAACAACAAAAAAGTGTTGAGATCGTCCATTTAATGCCAGATGAAACAAACCATGTTGTTACTGTAGGTTTGTCCTCCCTTCAGATGTGTATTTAGGACTAGCAGCAGAGACCCCAGCCCATAATCCTCCTgcagacacacctgcagaggacagtATAAAGACCCTGGACTGACCTGAGTCAGACATCAAGCTTCAAGGAGTCTCTCCACAGCAGCTCTCCACAGAAGCTCCACAGCCTCCAGACTGACCTGAAGATGACTCCCTCtgccagcctgctgctgctgctcctgctcggCTTCTCTCAGGCACATCCTCTCCAGGAGGAAGGAGGCCAAGACACCATGGACATCACCACCAGGATTCTGACCACCAACAACGATACCAATGAGATCCTGCTGGAAGGAGACCTGCTGGCTCCCAGAACCAGAAATGCCATGACGTGCTTTTCCCAGCGCTGCCTGTGGAAGAAAGCCTCCAACGGCTTGGTGAGGATCCCCTACACTGTCAGCAGTGAGTTCACCAGCTCGGAGAGGCGGATGATTGTGTACGCCATGCAGGCCTTCCACAGCAGAACCTGCCTTCGCTTCGTCCCCCGTCAGAACGAGTACGACTACATCAGCATcgagaacaaagctggatgtTTCTCCGCTCTGGGCAGAGTGGGAGGCGCACAGGTGCTCTCTCTCCACAGGCAGGGCTGCCTCTACAACGGCATCGTCCAGCATGAGGTCAACCACGCTCTGGGCTTCCAGCACGAGCAGACCAGGAGCGACCGCGACAACTACGTCAGGATCAACTGGGAGAACATCGACCCGCAGATGGCCTACAACTTCTATAAACAGAACACCAACAACCTCAACACTCCCTACGACTACTCCTCCATCATGCACTACGGAAGAACAGCCTTCTCCATCCAGTATGGAAAAGACTCCATCACCCCCATCCCTGACCCCAACGTGCAGATCGGCCAGAGGGAGGGCCTGTCCTACTGGGACATCACCAGGATCAACCTACTCTACAGCTGCTAACAACATCTTAGAAATCAAATGCAGaaaatcctgttttctttttttctgtaataaaaAGCTTCTAAAACCAGATTAAACACTGCTAGTACTGAATaacatgctgtgttttgtgtattgtgtgtgtggtttggtaTCAAAataaatggacaaaaaaaaataaatgttgtttcACCTAAGTCTTTACAGCATGCATTCATAATAACTCACATTTAAGTAAAATATTCTGTCTACATAATGTCCTATATTTAATACTCACTGCACAGTGGTGAACTACATAATCAAACCACATCTATTAAGCAGTATTCAACATAAAAGTTCTTCTCAAAAGGTCATACGTCCAAACTATGCCTTAAAATGATGTTAGCTCCAATGTCTCTGGTAGTAGTCCCTCTTTCATTGATATTTCCACCCTAACAAACAGAATctgagaatatatatatttttgcacCAGTCCCCCGCTCACCCCTCccagttttccttgtaaaaaaGTGTGTAATGTTATCAGTTCATCTGTTTAGTATAATGAAAACATAATTAATTTCCTAGTCTCGAACCCCACCCACCCTCATACCCAGACGTTTTGCAGCTTTATGGGTCTTCCAAATGTGACAGGTTTTTTTCTGTGAGGACACGATTGAACGTATGTTTAGAAATGGCAGTGACACGATCACCCTAAACTGTCGCCAAACTTATTTACACCACtaaaaacatgaatatatatGAACCAGCTATGTGTGTTATAGGAAAGAGACGCTGAGCGACCTACAAAAAGTATCATTTCAaactttttgtctctttttctgccattttgttGTAATAGAATTTAATTTCTTCTTTCCCCATTTCAGTTTTTCTGTTGTTCTGCAGTGATTAATGTGTGACTGTttcttttagaaagagaagaagaggaagaagaagaagaagagggggctgaggaggagacaacattttttctacattttgaTGATGTTATTAACTGTTCTGCTCCTTTGTCATCCTTTAGGGAGAAGAGAGGCAGAagcacacaccacaaacacagatatttatgttattattatgagaACTCAGATAAGTAAGAAGTGTTTCCTAATTGTTAAGGTCACTCACtaaatttatattttctttttctttttacagaaaATCCAGCAGGGCTGCAAAAGATAAgaacacatttatttacttatttatttattttgtcccACAATGAGGAAATCCTTCAGCatgcaaacatattttttacattaagataagataaaacttcattaatcccgaaggaaaaacatgtgaataaatacCAGCTGTGCTATTGTGTATAACATGCTCATGTACTATGTTGCAGAAATATCTACTGAAGTTAGCAATGCTAAACAGCTAGCTACACACTGTGCAGAGATCTGCTGGGCAGGATCCACAATGATGTGTTGCCTGAAGCCAATGTCTGAGGAAGTGGTGACAACAAACTACCAGATGCTGCGTCTTTAGGCACATTCACCTCGCTTAGTTTTGaagtgcagctctgtgaggtAAGGCTCACGTGGTGGCTGGTGTGTTTACACTTAGTTCTAGTTTATAGTTACTTCTTAGCACTGGTCATGTAGAACAGTCACTATGTCGTATGTTTTATAACTTGTATTTCAACCACTGTCCTCCAAGCCCTGCTGAAACCATGAATTATTGCCAGTTGTCTCGACCTATGGTTGTTTTTCACATACATGTTCTTGTGACAGGTGTTACTATTGAAGCTACGAGCTAAtttacattaat
This portion of the Parambassis ranga chromosome 3, fParRan2.1, whole genome shotgun sequence genome encodes:
- the LOC114433159 gene encoding high choriolytic enzyme 1-like, encoding MTPSASLLLLLLLGFSQAHALQEEGGQDTMDITTRILTTNNDTNEILLEGDLLAPRTRNAMTCFSQSCLWKKASNSLVMIPYTVSSEFTSSERQMIVYAMQAFHSRTCIRFVPRQNEYDYISIENKAGCFSALGRVGGTQVLSLHRQGCLYNGIIQHEINHALGFQHEQTRSDRDNYVRINWENIDPQMAYNFYKQNTNNLNTPYDYSSIMHYGRTAFSIQYGKDSITPIPDPNVQIGQREGLSYWDITRINLLYSC
- the LOC114433157 gene encoding high choriolytic enzyme 1-like produces the protein MTPSASLLLLLLLGFSQAHPLQEEGGQDTMDITTRILTTNNDTNEILLEGDLLAPRTRNAMTCFSQRCLWKKASNGLVRIPYTVSSEFTSSERRMIVYAMQAFHSRTCLRFVPRQNEYDYISIENKAGCFSALGRVGGAQVLSLHRQGCLYNGIVQHEVNHALGFQHEQTRSDRDNYVRINWENIDPQMAYNFYKQNTNNLNTPYDYSSIMHYGRTAFSIQYGKDSITPIPDPNVQIGQREGLSYWDITRINLLYSC